In Paramisgurnus dabryanus chromosome 7, PD_genome_1.1, whole genome shotgun sequence, the following are encoded in one genomic region:
- the LOC135769863 gene encoding odorant receptor 131-2-like, which yields MNSTMLENTGQDIYAEYFVRNFIVVVLGIIINSVNGVFVFTFFRSSIFYNDPRYILYIHLVMNDMLMVFLTVIIFVMAYAWSNVPLPFCFILIIIASTTHKNTPLTLAGMAIERYIAICKPLHHPRICTVRRTYILISLIWGVGVIPALADFFLFLIVFPLSVLSKGTLCTVANVYSSSYHNMMSKLLHGLYTSAVWLILVFTYCRVVVTARKANSDKSLAKKAQSTILLHGLQLMLCMLSYITPLIDRIYAPLSPYEQKKMVFFNYLLSNMVPRLLSPLIYGIRDKHFYKHMKGLFTCRLLIVKVEATKR from the coding sequence ATGAACTCCACCATGCTTGAAAACACAGGGCAAGACATATACGCAGAATATTTTGTTCGAAATTTTATTGTCGTTGTTCTTGGGATCATTATTAACTCTGTGAATGGAGTATTTGTGTTTACATTTTTCAGGAGTTCAATTTTCTACAATGACCCAAGATACATATTATATATTCATCTGGTTATGAATGATATGCTCATGGTTTTCCTAACTGTAATTATTTTTGTGATGGCATATGCGTGGTCTAATGTCCCTCTGCCATTCTGTTTTATATTGATAATAATCGCCTCTACAACTCATAAGAATACTCCGTTGACTTTGGCTGGTATGGCTATTGAGCGTTACATTGCCATCTGTAAACCGCTGCATCATCCTCGGATCTGCACCGTACGCCGGACCTACATCCTCATCTCTCTCATATGGGGCGTTGGAGTTATACCAGCTCTAGCTgactttttcctatttttaatagTTTTTCCATTATCTGTACTTTCTAAAGGTACACTCTGTACTGTAGCGAATGTCTATAGCTCATCGTACCATAATATGATGAGCAAACTCTTGCATGGACTTTATACATCTGCTGTGTGGTTAATCCTTGTGTTCACATACTGTAGAGTTGTGGTTACAGCCAGAAAAGCCAATTCTGATAAATCCTTAGCTAAAAAGGCCCAAAGCACCATCCTGTTACATGGACTACAACTGATGCTCTGTATGTTATCTTACATCACTCCGCTTATAGATAGGATTTATGCCCCGCTTTCACCTTATGAGcagaaaaaaatggtcttttTCAACTATCTTCTATCCAACATGGTGCCACGACTTCTCAGTCCTCTGATTTACGGCATTCGGgacaaacatttttataaacacATGAAGGGACTTTTCACATGTCGATTACTTATTGTAAAAGTTGAAGCAACTAAAAGATAA
- the LOC135732576 gene encoding uncharacterized protein isoform X1, whose protein sequence is MLALCADGNRKTYRFRQSKERSFKQPQTESSFEQILLASIGHTLKASVSMLELRPLLQMRPFLSVMHAKAHSTKCQIIWQKSGRCWYNCSCGGRNGQQQPVSLWPHNQVSARNDMLTVQAIGWKQEGLQHYPADTSRSYIMTALYRHKDFSHFKIARTNIFLWHSFRKAQRREDLSSELGCPENIVNQWVQDVRQKATDGSRCEDQHNLQK, encoded by the exons ATGCTCGCTCTTTGTGCAGATGGCAACAGAAAAACCTACAGATTCCGTCAGTCAAAAGA AAGGAGCTTCAAGCAGCCACAAACGGAGAGTTCTTTTGAACAGATATTGCTTGCAAGTATTGGCCATACCTTGAAGGCGTCAGTCTCCATGTTGGAACTCAGACCTTTACTGCAGATGAGACCTTTCCTTTCTGTCATGCATGCCAAGGCTCATTCAACCAAGTGTCAG ATAATCTGGCAAAAATCAGGAAGGTGCTGGTACAACTGCAGTTGTGGAGGTCGAAATGGTCAACAGCAACCTGTCTCGTTGTGGCCTCACAACCAAGTATCTG CCAGGAATGACATGCTAACTGTCCAAGCTATTGGGTGGAAGCAAGAAGGCCTTCAGCATTATCCAGCAGATACGTCAAGGTCTTATATTATGACTGCGTTATATAGGCACAAAgatttttctcactttaagaTTGCAAggacaaacatatttttatggcATTCTTTCAGAAAGGCTCAGAGACGGGAAGATTTGAGCAGTGAACTGGGGTGTCCTGAGAACATTGTGAATCAGTGGGTACAAGATGTCAGACAAAAGGCTACTGATG GTTCCAGATGTGAAGACCAACATAACCTtcagaaatga
- the LOC135769864 gene encoding odorant receptor 131-2-like encodes MNSTMLQHTAQDRYAENFVRNFIVVVFGIIINSVNGVFVFTFFRSSIFYNDPRYILYIHLVMNDMLMVFQTVILFVMAYAWSNVPLPFCIILLIIASTTHKNIPLTLAGMAIERYIAICKPLHHPRICTVRRTYILISLIWGIGVIPALADFFLFLIVFPLSVLSKGTLCNSATVYSSPYHDVMSKFLLGLYTSAVWLILVFTYYKVMVTARKANTDKSSAKKAQSTILLHGLQLMLCMLSYITPVLDRIYAPLLPYEQKKFVFSNYILTNMMPRLLSPLIYGIRDKKFYKHMKGHFKCRLLIVKVEATKR; translated from the coding sequence ATGAACTCCACCATGCTTCAACATACAGCGCAAGACAGATACGCAGAGAATTTTGTTCGAAATTTTATTGTCGTTGTTTTTGGGATCATTATTAACTCTGTGAATGGAGTATTTGTGTTTACATTTTTCAGGAGTTCAATTTTCTACAATGACCCAAGATACATATTATATATTCATCTGGTTATGAATGATATGCTCATGGTTTTCCAAACTGTAATTCTTTTTGTGATGGCTTATGCGTGGTCTAATGTCCCTCTGCCATTCTGTATTATACTGTTAATAATCGCCTCTACAACGCATAAGAATATTCCATTGACTTTGGCTGGTATGGCCATTGAGCGTTACATTGCCATCTGTAAACCGCTGCATCATCCTCGGATCTGCACCGTACGCCGGACCTACATCCTCATCTCTCTTATATGGGGCATTGGAGTTATACCAGCACTAGCTgacttttttctgtttttaatagTTTTTCCTCTATCTGTCCTTTCCAAAGGTACACTCTGTAATTCAGCGACTGTCTATAGCTCACCGTACCATGATGTGATGAGCAAATTTTTGCTTGGACTTTATACATCTGCTGTGTGGCTGATTCTTGTGTTCACATACTATAAAGTAATGGTTACGGCCAGAAAAGCCAATACTGATAAATCCTCAGCTAAAAAGGCCCAAAGCACCATCCTGTTACATGGACTACAGCTGATGCTCTGTATGTTATCTTACATCACTCCTGTTTTAGATAGGATTTATGCCCCTCTATTACCTTATGAGCAGAAAAAATTTGTCTTTTCCAATTATATTCTAACAAATATGATGCCACGACTTCTCAGTCCTCTGATTTATGGCATTCGGGATAAAAAATTTTATAAACACATGAAGGGACATTTCAAATGTCGATTACTTATTGTAAAAGTTGAAGCAACTAAAAgataa
- the LOC135732576 gene encoding uncharacterized protein isoform X2, with the protein MLALCADGNRKTYRFRQSKERSFKQPQTESSFEQILLASIGHTLKASVSMLELRPLLQMRPFLSVMHAKAHSTKCQIIWQKSGRCWYNCSCGGRNGQQQPVSLWPHNQVSARNDMLTVQAIGWKQEGLQHYPADTSRKAQRREDLSSELGCPENIVNQWVQDVRQKATDGSRCEDQHNLQK; encoded by the exons ATGCTCGCTCTTTGTGCAGATGGCAACAGAAAAACCTACAGATTCCGTCAGTCAAAAGA AAGGAGCTTCAAGCAGCCACAAACGGAGAGTTCTTTTGAACAGATATTGCTTGCAAGTATTGGCCATACCTTGAAGGCGTCAGTCTCCATGTTGGAACTCAGACCTTTACTGCAGATGAGACCTTTCCTTTCTGTCATGCATGCCAAGGCTCATTCAACCAAGTGTCAG ATAATCTGGCAAAAATCAGGAAGGTGCTGGTACAACTGCAGTTGTGGAGGTCGAAATGGTCAACAGCAACCTGTCTCGTTGTGGCCTCACAACCAAGTATCTG CCAGGAATGACATGCTAACTGTCCAAGCTATTGGGTGGAAGCAAGAAGGCCTTCAGCATTATCCAGCAGATACGTCAAG AAAGGCTCAGAGACGGGAAGATTTGAGCAGTGAACTGGGGTGTCCTGAGAACATTGTGAATCAGTGGGTACAAGATGTCAGACAAAAGGCTACTGATG GTTCCAGATGTGAAGACCAACATAACCTtcagaaatga
- the LOC135769902 gene encoding odorant receptor 131-2-like: MNSTMLQNTAQDLYTEYFVQNFIVVVLGIIINSVNGVFVFTFFRSSIFYNDPRYILYIHLVMNDMLMVFLSVILFVMAYAWPNVPLPFCIILLMIASTTHKNTPLTLAGMAIERYIAICKPLHHPQICTVRRTYILISLIWGIGVIPALADFFLFLVVFPLSVFSKGTLCSSANVYSSPYHNVMSKFLLGLYTSAVWLILLFTYCRVVVTARRADTDKSSAKKAKSTILLHGLQLMLCMLSYITPIIDRIYAPLTPALRTKITFLNYLLTNLLPRLLSPLIYGVRDKHFFKSIKGIISCRFVIVKVKPTCKKIIK, translated from the coding sequence ATGAACTCCACCATGCTTCAAAATACAGCGCAAGACTTGTACACAGAgtattttgttcaaaattttaTTGTCGTTGTTCTTGGGATCATTATTAACTCTGTGAATGGAGTATTTGTGTTTACATTTTTCAGGAGTTCAATTTTTTACAATGACCCAAGATACATATTATATATTCATCTGGTTATGAATGATATGCTCATGGTTTTCCTAAGTGTAATTCTTTTTGTGATGGCTTATGCATGGCCTAATGTCCCTCTGCCATTCTGTATTATATTGTTAATGATCGCCTCCACAACTCATAAAAATACTCCACTGACTTTGGCTGGTATGGCCATTGAGCGTTACATTGCCATCTGTAAACCGCTGCATCATCCTCAGATCTGCACCGTACGCCGGACCTACATCCTCATCTCTCTCATATGGGGTATTGGAGTAATACCAGCACTAGCTgacttttttctgtttttagtTGTTTTTCCTCTATCTGTTTTCTCTAAAGGTACACTTTGTAGTTCAGCGAATGTCTATAGCTCACCGTACCATAACGTGATGAGCAAATTCCTGCTTGGACTTTATACATCTGCTGTGTGGCTGATTCTTTTGTTCACATACTGCAGAGTTGTGGTTACGGCCAGAAGAGCCGATACTGATAAATCCTCAGCTAAAAAGGCCAAAAGCACCATCCTGTTACATGGACTACAACTGATGCTCTGTATGTTATCTTACATCACTCCTATTATAGACAGGATTTATGCCCCACTTACACCTGCACTGCGGACAAAAATCACTTTTCTTAATTATCTTCTAACAAACTTATTACCGCGGTTGCTCAGTCCTTTGATATATGGTGTTCgagataaacatttttttaaatctattaaAGGAATTATTTCATGCAGGTTTGTAATCGTGAAAGTTAAACCAACCTGCAAGAAGATTATAAAGTAG